Proteins co-encoded in one Populus trichocarpa isolate Nisqually-1 chromosome 10, P.trichocarpa_v4.1, whole genome shotgun sequence genomic window:
- the LOC7458094 gene encoding 60S ribosomal protein L35a-1: MVKGRQGERVRLYVRGTILGYKRSKSNQYPNTSLVQVEGVNTKEEVAWYAGKRMAYIYKAKVKKNGSHYRCIWGKVTRPHGNSGVVRAKFKSNLPPKSMGARVRVFMYPSNI, translated from the exons ATGGTGAAGGGACGTCAAGGAGAGCGAGTCAG GCTTTATGTTCGGGGAACAATCTTGGGTTATAAGAG GTCGAAGTCCAACCAATATCCAAACACATCACTGGTCCAAGTTGAGGGAGTCAACACCAAGGAAGAGGTTGCATGGTATGCTGGGAAGCGTATGGCATACATCTACAAGGCCAAGGTGAAGAAGAATGGATCCCACTATCGCTGCATCTGGGGCAAGGTCACCAGGCCTCATGGTAACAGCGGTGTAGTGAGAGCCAAGTTCAAATCAAATCTGCCTCCAAAGTCAATG GGAGCTCGAGTGCGGGTTTTCATGTATCCCAGCAATATCTGA
- the LOC7458092 gene encoding LIM domain-containing protein WLIM2b translates to MSFTGTQQKCKACEKTVYPMELLSADGVAYHKTCFKCFHCKGTLKLSNYSSMEGVLYCKPHFEQLFKETGNFNKNFQSPAKSAEKLNPELTRSPSKAASMFSGTQEKCATCGKTAYPLEKVTVESQAYHKSCFKCSHGGCAITPSNYAALEGVLYCKHHFSQLFKEKGSYNHLIKSATMKRAAASVPEA, encoded by the exons ATGTCGTTTACTGGTACCCAACAGAAATGCAAGGCTTGTGAGAAGACTGTGTATCCTATGGAACTTCTATCAGCAGATGGGGTTGCTTACCATAAAACTTGCTTCAAGTGTTTTCACTGCAAAGGCACGTTAAAG CTAAGCAATTATTCTTCGATGGAGGGTGTATTGTACTGTAAGCCTCACTTTGAGCAGCTGTTCAAGGAGACCGGTAACTTCAACAAGAACTTTCAGTCAC CTGCAAAGTCAGCTGAGAAGTTAAATCCTGAACTG ACAAGGTCACCTAGCAAAGCTGCTAGCATGTTTTCAGGGACACAAGAAAAGTGCGCTACTTGCGGTAAAACTGCTTATCCGCTCGAGAAG GTAACAGTTGAAAGCCAAGCCTATCACAAATCATGTTTCAAGTGCTCGCACGGTGGCTGTGCTATAACACCATCAAATTATGCAGCACTTGAGGGCGTATTGTATTGCAAGCATCACTTCTCccaacttttcaaggaaaagGGCAGCTACAACCACCTCATCAAGTCCGCAACAATGAAGCGTGCAGCGGCTTCTGTGCCAGAGGCTTAA
- the LOC7458095 gene encoding syntaxin-81 isoform X1, with amino-acid sequence MAKIRDRTEDFKDAVRHTAVSLGYNEAKLAAIMASFIIHKPRQRSPFTKAALKTLESIGALEQFMLKHRKDYVDLHRTTEQERDSIEQEVTAFIKACKEQIDILKDSINNEEANTKGWLGIKADTSNADTIAHKHGVVLILSEKLHSVTARFDQLRAIRFQDAINKRIPRRKVNRAANKNTSSVDSSKTNNLDFMEPDEIQPEPLRVQQQLLDDETRALQVELTSLLDAVQETETKMVEMSALNHLMSTHVLQQAQQIELLYEQAVEATKNVELGNKELSQAVQRNSSSRTFLLLFLFVLTFSILFLDWYS; translated from the exons ATGGCTAAAATTAGAGACAGAACAGAGGATTTTAAAGATGCAGTAAGGCACACTGCTGTTTCCTTAGGTTACaatgag GCCAAATTGGCAGCCATTATGGCGTCCTTTATCATTCATAAACCACGGCAAAGGTCACCGTTTACTAAAGCTGCTCTTAAAACG CTTGAAAGCATTGGAGCTTTAGAACAATTTATGTTGAAGCATAGGAAGGATTATGTTGATCTGCATCGTACCACCGAACAGGAGAGGGATAGCATTGAACAAGAG GTTACTGCATTTATTAAAGCATGCAAAGAACAAATTGACATTCTCAAGGATAGCATAAACAATGAAGAAGCAAATACAAAGGGATGGCTTGGCATCAAGGCTGATACCTCCAACGCTGATACTATAGCACACAAACATGGAGTG GTTTTGATTTTAAGTGAGAAACTTCATTCTGTCACTGCACGGTTTGATCAGCTTAGAGCCATACGCTTCCAGGATGCTATTAATAAGAGGATACCAAGGAGAAAAGTTAACCGGgctgcaaataaaaatacaagctCTGTTGATTCctctaaaacaaacaatttaGATTTTATGGAACCTGATGAAATTCAGCCGGAGCCTCTTAGAGTTCAACAGCAATTGTTGGATGATGAAACTCGTGCCCTACAG GTGGAGTTGACTAGTCTTCTAGATGCAGTTCAAGAAACTGAAACTAAGATGGTAGAAATGTCTGCATTGAATCACCTCATGTCCACACATGTTCTGCAACAAGCACAACAAATAGAGCTTCTGTATGAGCAG GCAGTTGAAGCTACAAAGAACGTAGAGCTTGGAAACAAAGAGTTGTCGCAGGCAGTACAGCGGAATAGCAGTAGCAGGACTTTTCTcttgcttttcctttttgtgCTTACTTTTTCAATCCTCTTTCTAGATTGGTATAGCTGA
- the LOC7458091 gene encoding uncharacterized protein At2g39920, which translates to MSAYAHQMEREFSAQSLSSRGVSEMGSHYVAESGFYMTSFAATIFIASLVTVGVLLTTLLVSLAVMLQSCQDRSKGVIEIQKLSHDYNYCKMFALHAELNSLGPDDFPSMCASLAVQHNKGGAYERDLNASLLMIERYFDSLLPLHDGLDVLLMDIDDIFPSNIRYTSLLMNRVRDNGCIDCFQEEKHLKQILCLSLYTKLQASGWSLILLSRKPEKLRNATIQHLISAGYRGWSSTIMRSDNEIEIDSREYFSRRMVAMQKAGFRISGVISSQMDALTSASLGHRVFKLPNPVYYNFEHHTGNSRVLE; encoded by the exons ATGTCAGCTTACGCCCATCAAATGGAGAGGGAGTTCTCAGCTCAGAGTCTCTCCAGTAGAGGAGTTTCTG AGATGGGAAGCCATTATGTGGCGGAATCAGGGTTCTACATGACATCCTTTGCAGCAACTATCTTCATTGCTTCCCTTGTAACTGTTGGAGTTTTATTGACCACCTTGCTGGTTTCTCTAGCCGTTATGTTACAATCCTGCCAGGATAGGAGTAAAGGAGTTATTGAGATCCAAAAATTAAGTCATGATTACAATTACTGCAAGATGTTTGCTTTGCATGCAGAACTCAACAGCTTGGGACCAGATGACTTCCCTTCAATGTGCGCGAGTCTTGCCGTTCAGCACAATAAAGGAGGAGCATATGAGAGAGATTTAAATGCTAGTCTGCTCATGATTGAGAGATACTTTGACAGTCTTCTGCCTTTACATGATGGTCTAGATGTGTTATTGATGGATATTGACGACATATTTCCTTCAAATATTCGTTATACTTCTCTATTGATGAACAG AGTCCGTGATAATGGCTGTATTGATTGTTTTCAAGAGGAAAAGCATCTGAAGCAAATACTGTGTCTCAGTTTATACACAAAACTTCAAGCTAGTGGGTGGTCGTTGATTTTGTTGTCAAGAAAGCCAGAGAAACTAAGGAATGCCACCATACAGCACCTAATTTCTGCAGGATACAGGGGTTGGTCCTCAACGATAATGAG GTCAGATAATGAAATAGAGATTGATAGCCGTGAATATTTCTCAAGGCGAATGGTGGCAATGCAGAAAGCAGGCTTCCGTATCTCAGGTGTAATTAGCAGCCAGATGGATGCTTTAACGAGTGCGTCTTTAGGACACCGTGTTTTTAAGCTTCCAAATCCGGTATATTACAATTTTGAGCATCACACAGGGAACTCCCGTGTGCTGGAATAG
- the LOC7490349 gene encoding glucan endo-1,3-beta-glucosidase 2, with amino-acid sequence SVSTTTTLGVTYTSPPPLSPSSTPSLPADRVLSALSSLNIHSLRLPNPDPNLIRSFAFTNTSLFLSIPNSLLPPLAANRSLAARWLYGHVLPFYPRSKISLISVGDDAVSQLSPFLLPAIRNVYLALRDLGIKKISVSTTFSFVNVITTPFPPSSGTFQEPLGELLIKPLLQFLEDTNSSFLVNLYPYNLYRINSEIPLGFALFQEHPFNFRDDLITGVRYWNLFDMMVDAVVSALAVAGHENLPVIVAETGWPSTGGDQTEVDAKLEYAEMYIRGLVGHLRSGVGTPLRKEGVSQAYIFELIDKDNVKQGTRSWGILYANMSKKYHVEFSGCGGSGVGRVLSMRVCLVWWLLAGFFLV; translated from the coding sequence tccgtctccaccaccaccacattgGGCGTCACCTACACCTCGCCGCCGCCGCTTTCCCCTTCCTCTACACCCTCCCTCCCAGCGGATCGCGTCCTCTCCGCTCTCTCCTCCCTCAACATCCACTCTCTCCGCCTCCCAAACCCCGATCCTAACCTAATCCGCTCTTTCGCTTTCACCAACAcctctcttttcctctccatccCTAACTCCCTCCTCCCTCCTCTCGCCGCCAACCGCTCACTCGCTGCCCGCTGGCTTTACGGTCACGTCCTCCCTTTCTACCCTCGCTCGAAGATTTCTCTCATTTCAGTTGGAGACGATGCCGTCTCGCAATTGTCTCCCTTTTTACTTCCTGCAATCAGGAACGTGTACCTGGCACTCCGTGACCTCgggattaaaaaaatctcagtcTCCACGACTTTCTCTTTCGTGAACGTTATTACGACGCCATTTCCACCTTCTTCTGGTACTTTCCAAGAACCGCTTGGGGAATTATTGATAAAGCCATTGCTTCAGTTCTTGGAAGATACAAATTCATCGTTCTTGGTGAATCTTTATCCGTATAACTTGTATAGGATCAACTCTGAGATTCCATTAGGGTTTGCTTTGTTTCAAGAGCATCCATTCAATTTTAGAGATGATTTGATTACTGGAGTTAGATACTGGAATCTTTTCGATATGATGGTGGATGCGGTTGTAAGTGCACTTGCGGTGGCCGGACATGAGAACCTTCCGGTGATAGTGGCGGAGACTGGGTGGCCGAGTACCGGTGGAGATCAAACTGAGGTTGATGCGAAGCTAGAGTATGCCGAGATGTATATTAGGGGTTTGGTCGGGCATTTAAGGTCTGGGGTGGGCACCCCGTTAAGGAAAGAAGGGGTTTCACAGGCTTATATATTCGAGTTGATTGATAAGGATAATGTGAAACAAGGGACTAGAAGTTGGGGGATTTTGTATGCGAATATGAGTAAGAAGTATCATGTTGAGTTCTCTGGTTGTGGTGGAAGTGGCGTGGGAAGGGTGCTTTCGATGCGTGTTTGCTTGGTATGGTGGTTATTGGCtggtttctttcttgtttaG
- the LOC7458096 gene encoding uncharacterized protein LOC7458096, which yields MGLWTLLEGFLLLANAFAILNEDRFLAPRGWSFSEFSVGRTKSLKGQLIGLIYATQYMRVPLIILNSICIFVKLVSG from the coding sequence ATGGGTTTGTGGACTTTATTGGAGGGCTTTCTGCTTCTTGCAAATGCATTTGCAATATTAAATGAAGATCGGTTTCTTGCACCTAGAGGATGGAGCTTCTCTGAATTCTCTGTAGGACGAACAAAGTCTTTGAAAGGCCAGCTTATCGGTCTCATTTATGCGACCCAATATATGAGAGTTCCACTTATAATACTCAATTCCATTTGCATCTTTGTAAAGCTGGTGTCTGGATGA
- the LOC7458093 gene encoding probable sugar phosphate/phosphate translocator At3g11320, with amino-acid sequence MKSTSRFFTIGLVSSWYCSNIGVLLLNKYLLSNYGFKYPIFLTMCHMTACSLLSYVAIAWMKMVPMQTIRSKTQFIKISALSLVFCVSVVFGNISLRFLPVSFNQAIGATTPFFTAVFAYLMTLKREAWLTYVTLIPVVTGVVIASGGEPSFHLFGFIMCISATAARALKSVLQGILLSSEGEKLNSMNLLLYMAPIAVVFLLPATLIMEENVVGITLALARDDVKIIWYLLFNSSLAYFVNLTNFLVTKHTSALTLQVLGNAKGAVAVVVSILIFRNPVSVTGMLGYSLTVFGVVLYSEAKKRSK; translated from the exons ATGAAGAGCACATCACGATTTTTCACGATCGGTCTAGTGTCATCATGGTACTGCTCAAACATAGGAGTTCTGTTACTAAACAAATACCTTTTAAGCAATTACGGGTTCAAGTATCCGATCTTCTTGACCATGTGTCACATGACAGCTTGTAGTTTGCTAAGTTACGTTGCAATTGCGTGGATGAAGATGGTGCCTATGCAGACCATCCGGTCTAAAACACAATTCATTAAGATCTCGGCTTTAAGTCTCGTGTTTTGTGTGTCGGTTGTGTTTGGTAATATTTCTTTGAGGTTCTTGCCTGTCTCTTTTAATCAGGCTATTGGTGCCACCACGCCCTTTTTTACGGCTGTTTTCGCTTATCTGATGACTCTTAAAAGAGAGGCTTGGCTGACTTATGTTACCTTGATTCCTGTTGTCACCGGGGTTGTTATTGCTAGTGGG GGTGAACCAAGTTTTCATCTATTTGGGTTTATAATGTGTATTTCTGCTACGGCTGCAAGGGCGCTCAAATCAGTTCTGCAAGGGATTTTGCTTTCTTCGGAAGG tgagAAGCTGAATTCAATGAATCTCCTCCTGTACATGGCTCCGATAGCTGTTGTATTTTTACTCCCTGCAACGCTTATCATGGAAGAAAATGTGGTTGGTATCACCCTAGCTCTTGCCAGAGATGATGTCAAGATCATCTGGTACTTGCTATTCAACTCCTCACTGGCGTATTTTGTGAATTTGACCAACTTCTTGGTTACAAAACATACAAGTGCTCTAACTCTCCAG GTTCTCGGTAATGCAAAAGGAGCTGTAGCTGTTGtggtttcaattttaatattcagAAATCCTGTGTCTGTTACTGGAATGCTTGGTTACTCGCTTACAGTTTTTGGAGTCGTCCTCTACAGTGAAGCCAAGAAACGAAGCAAATGA
- the LOC7458095 gene encoding syntaxin-81 isoform X2, whose protein sequence is MAKIRDRTEDFKDAVRHTAVSLGYNEAKLAAIMASFIIHKPRQRSPFTKAALKTLESIGALEQFMLKHRKDYVDLHRTTEQERDSIEQEVTAFIKACKEQIDILKDSINNEEANTKGWLGIKADTSNADTIAHKHGVVLILSEKLHSVTARFDQLRAIRFQDAINKRIPRRKVNRAANKNTSSVDSSKTNNLDFMEPDEIQPEPLRVQQQLLDDETRALQVELTSLLDAVQETETKMVEMSALNHLMSTHVLQQAQQIELLYEQIMLFFNCCCIRVAVSRQLKLQRT, encoded by the exons ATGGCTAAAATTAGAGACAGAACAGAGGATTTTAAAGATGCAGTAAGGCACACTGCTGTTTCCTTAGGTTACaatgag GCCAAATTGGCAGCCATTATGGCGTCCTTTATCATTCATAAACCACGGCAAAGGTCACCGTTTACTAAAGCTGCTCTTAAAACG CTTGAAAGCATTGGAGCTTTAGAACAATTTATGTTGAAGCATAGGAAGGATTATGTTGATCTGCATCGTACCACCGAACAGGAGAGGGATAGCATTGAACAAGAG GTTACTGCATTTATTAAAGCATGCAAAGAACAAATTGACATTCTCAAGGATAGCATAAACAATGAAGAAGCAAATACAAAGGGATGGCTTGGCATCAAGGCTGATACCTCCAACGCTGATACTATAGCACACAAACATGGAGTG GTTTTGATTTTAAGTGAGAAACTTCATTCTGTCACTGCACGGTTTGATCAGCTTAGAGCCATACGCTTCCAGGATGCTATTAATAAGAGGATACCAAGGAGAAAAGTTAACCGGgctgcaaataaaaatacaagctCTGTTGATTCctctaaaacaaacaatttaGATTTTATGGAACCTGATGAAATTCAGCCGGAGCCTCTTAGAGTTCAACAGCAATTGTTGGATGATGAAACTCGTGCCCTACAG GTGGAGTTGACTAGTCTTCTAGATGCAGTTCAAGAAACTGAAACTAAGATGGTAGAAATGTCTGCATTGAATCACCTCATGTCCACACATGTTCTGCAACAAGCACAACAAATAGAGCTTCTGTATGAGCAG aTAATGCTTTTCTTCAATTGCTGTTGCATTCGAGTTGCTGTTTCAAG GCAGTTGAAGCTACAAAGAACGTAG